The sequence below is a genomic window from Halosolutus gelatinilyticus.
AACACGACTACGAGGCCGTCCTCGAACGCGCGGACGAGGAGGGCATCGGGACGATCGGGATCAAGGCCTTCGCGAAGGGATCGTGGCCCCCGACGGACGAACTGTCCGAGGCGGATCGTCCCTACGCCAACTGGTACGAGCCGGTCGACACGCAGGCCGAGATCGACGAGCGGTTCGACTTCGCGGCCGCGCAGGGGCTGACGACCGTCGTCACGCCCGGCGATCCGAAACTCGTCGCGATGGCGCTCGACGCGGCGCGGCGGTACGACGGCATGAGCGAGAGCGCCCAGCGATCGCTGATCGAACGCATGCGCCACGACGACAGTCCGGTACCCGAGCAGCTTCACCACTGACCGTTCCTCCGAACGCGACATCACCATGGACGTTCCGAAGACGGTCACAGCGGCGCTCGACGACCGACCGATCGACGGCGCGATCTGTCTCGACGCCGGCGCCGGCGTCGGCAACACGACGGCGGGGCTCCTCGCGAGCGGCGCGGCCCGGGTCTACGCCGTTACGAACGACCGCGAACACGCCCGAACGACCGTCGACCGCGTCAGAGAGCGGCTGCGGACGGAGGAGCGTCTTCGCGACGAGGGCGGCGATCGACTCGCCGTCCTCGAAGCCGACCTCCGGGAACTTCCGCTGCCCGACGACTCGATCGACGTCGTCACCGCACACGGACTGTTCAACGTCGTCCCGCCCGCGGACCTCGGCGCGATCGTCGAGGAACTGACCCGCGTCGCGAGGCGCGGGGGACACCTCGTCGTCGACGATTACGAACCGCTCCCCGACGACGCCGCGGTCCGCGATCTCTTCGCCGCGGAGAACGCAGCCGCGGAACTGGCCGCGGGCCGACCGATGCTCTCGTTTTACCCGTCGGACGTCCTCCGGCGGCTCTGCGAGGGCTACGGGTGGGCGTTCGATCGCCGCTTGACGCTCCTCGCGCCGGTGCCGTGGACCGGCGCCCACCTGGAGGCCCACGCCGCGGTGGTCCGCTCGAACGCGTCCGAACTGCCCCCCGAACTCGGCGACCCGCTGATCGCCCGTGCGGAGCGGCTCGCGGAGTCGATCGGCGAGGAATCGGTCGGGGAGATGTACAGCCTCGCAATGGCCCTGGAGTGAGCGGCCGATCGGCGCGGGCCGGTCCCTCCGCAGCGTCGATCGAGCGGTGAGCCGCTGTCGCGATCGAACAACCGGGGTGCGATCGACCGTCGAGTCGTCGCCCTTATCCCCGGGCCGGCCGAACGCATCGGTGATGGCAGAACCCCGCGTACCGGGTCCCCGCGACGATCACCTGGAGTTGCCCTGTGGGGAGACCCTCGACCCCCACGAGATCGACCTCGGGATGCGCGAGTACGCCTGCACCTGCGGCCGTCGCCACGCCGTCGTCACGGACGTCCATCCGCCGTCGCGATTCTTTCCCGAATCGCTCGTCGCCGTCCTTCAGGAGACGATCGAACCCGCCGACGAGTTCGAGGAGTTCGGGACGCCGCACCTGCTCGGCGTCGTCATGGAAGAGTTCCCCGAGAAGGTGGCGGTCCACGACGCGAGCGACGACGGCGCCGTCGGCTACGCGATGCTGTGGGTCACCGATTTCGACTCGCGGCGACTCCACGAGATAATCGTCGAACTCGTCGTCGAACTCATGGAACACGCGATCAGCCACGCCGACGACGATGCCGCGATCGCCGACTTCGAGTCCCAGATGCTCGAGTTCGACGTCTCGGCGTTCGTCGACGAGTACCGCCGACAGCGGGACTTCGAGAGCGAGTACGATCGGCCGATCTGACGGGCGAGCTACTCGCGGTCCGCGCGGCGT
It includes:
- a CDS encoding class I SAM-dependent methyltransferase, yielding MDVPKTVTAALDDRPIDGAICLDAGAGVGNTTAGLLASGAARVYAVTNDREHARTTVDRVRERLRTEERLRDEGGDRLAVLEADLRELPLPDDSIDVVTAHGLFNVVPPADLGAIVEELTRVARRGGHLVVDDYEPLPDDAAVRDLFAAENAAAELAAGRPMLSFYPSDVLRRLCEGYGWAFDRRLTLLAPVPWTGAHLEAHAAVVRSNASELPPELGDPLIARAERLAESIGEESVGEMYSLAMALE
- a CDS encoding DUF5815 family protein; the encoded protein is MAEPRVPGPRDDHLELPCGETLDPHEIDLGMREYACTCGRRHAVVTDVHPPSRFFPESLVAVLQETIEPADEFEEFGTPHLLGVVMEEFPEKVAVHDASDDGAVGYAMLWVTDFDSRRLHEIIVELVVELMEHAISHADDDAAIADFESQMLEFDVSAFVDEYRRQRDFESEYDRPI